Proteins encoded together in one Oscillospiraceae bacterium window:
- a CDS encoding DeoR/GlpR transcriptional regulator gives MNNSFMNYRRRELVKEIILSKPFTSLKELEELFPNVSSMTLRRDIEYCEAQGDAVKVRGGAKSMKFITTSMEDPIYNRMNSNVSVKKRIAKKAAEFFEQGRSIFVDSGTTCIELAQLMPDMRITVTTTGPNVAMSMIKNTKPMINLVGGLINRENMSISGAQALEYINSINIDLAFISPSGLSLKNGFTSGNFNECELKKTIVNKAREVIMLLDAAKFEKDLPYTFCQLKDIHMIITNTALPPVFMEEAARSNVRIVIAN, from the coding sequence ATGAATAATTCGTTTATGAATTACAGAAGACGCGAACTGGTTAAGGAAATTATCCTCTCCAAGCCCTTTACATCCCTGAAAGAGCTTGAAGAGCTGTTCCCCAATGTCTCCAGCATGACCCTCAGACGCGATATTGAGTATTGCGAGGCACAAGGCGACGCCGTAAAGGTGCGTGGCGGCGCTAAGTCCATGAAGTTTATTACAACTTCCATGGAGGACCCTATTTACAACCGTATGAATTCCAATGTTTCGGTCAAAAAGCGTATCGCAAAAAAAGCGGCGGAGTTTTTTGAGCAGGGACGCTCGATTTTTGTGGATTCCGGTACCACCTGCATTGAGCTTGCACAGCTTATGCCGGATATGCGTATCACCGTAACCACTACCGGCCCCAACGTTGCAATGAGTATGATTAAGAACACCAAGCCCATGATAAATCTTGTAGGCGGGCTTATCAACCGCGAGAATATGTCCATTTCGGGTGCTCAGGCATTGGAATATATCAACAGCATCAATATCGACCTTGCGTTTATTTCTCCCTCGGGCCTTTCGCTGAAAAACGGCTTTACCAGCGGTAACTTCAACGAGTGCGAGCTGAAAAAAACCATTGTCAACAAGGCGCGCGAGGTTATTATGCTTCTTGACGCGGCGAAGTTTGAAAAGGACCTTCCTTACACCTTCTGTCAGCTTAAGGACATACACATGATTATCACCAACACCGCACTGCCCCCTGTCTTTATGGAAGAGGCGGCGCGCAGTAATGTGAGAATCGTTATAGCAAACTAG
- a CDS encoding 2-oxo acid dehydrogenase subunit E2, whose product MPRQGQSVESCVITTWEKKVGDTVKNGDILFTYETDKSSFEEKAAVEGTLLAILADEGEDVPCLDNVCLIGPAGTDVSAFVNGASAAPAQTEAATAVSAAPAVQAAPVAATAAEVNVEKISPRAKNLAIKTNADLLKAVPTGPYGRIIERDVQALLDKGFTVSGAAMGEYKSAVEGTGANGRVVLGDLAPKAPEAAAAVEAPAASAAPAAAYVDEKLPNMRKVIAKAMHNSLSTMAQLTLNTSFDATKLQACRAGLKAHAEKMGLAKITLNDMVLYAVSRTLLNHKAVNAHFLDDKMRYFTNANIGIAVDTDRGLLVPTVFAAEKLTLNELSKAAKVVISEAQKGTISPDNLKGASFTVTNLGAMGIESFTPVINPPQTCILGVNNITKKIKEVDGEDVIYPAMGLSLTFDHRALDGAPAAKFLQELCYNLENFDILMAL is encoded by the coding sequence ATGCCCCGTCAGGGACAGAGCGTTGAAAGCTGTGTTATCACTACCTGGGAAAAGAAGGTAGGCGATACCGTTAAAAACGGTGACATTCTCTTTACCTACGAAACCGACAAGTCCTCTTTCGAGGAAAAGGCGGCTGTTGAGGGTACTCTGCTTGCTATCCTTGCAGACGAGGGCGAAGACGTTCCCTGTCTCGACAACGTTTGTCTTATCGGTCCTGCCGGCACAGACGTAAGTGCGTTTGTAAACGGTGCATCTGCGGCACCCGCTCAGACAGAAGCAGCTACCGCTGTATCTGCGGCTCCTGCAGTTCAGGCGGCTCCCGTTGCGGCTACCGCGGCAGAGGTTAATGTAGAAAAAATCTCCCCCAGAGCTAAAAATCTTGCCATCAAGACCAATGCTGACCTGCTCAAGGCAGTTCCCACCGGCCCCTACGGCAGAATTATTGAGCGCGACGTTCAGGCTCTTCTGGACAAGGGCTTCACCGTAAGCGGCGCGGCTATGGGCGAATACAAGAGTGCTGTTGAAGGCACAGGCGCTAACGGCAGAGTTGTTCTTGGTGACCTGGCTCCCAAGGCTCCCGAGGCGGCTGCGGCTGTTGAAGCTCCTGCTGCATCTGCGGCTCCCGCAGCGGCATATGTGGACGAAAAGCTCCCCAACATGCGCAAGGTTATTGCCAAGGCTATGCACAACTCCCTGTCTACAATGGCTCAGCTCACTCTCAACACTTCCTTCGACGCTACCAAGCTTCAGGCTTGCCGTGCAGGTCTCAAGGCTCATGCGGAAAAGATGGGTCTTGCAAAGATCACTCTCAACGACATGGTGCTTTATGCCGTTTCCAGAACACTTCTCAACCACAAGGCTGTGAACGCTCACTTCCTGGACGACAAGATGAGATACTTCACCAATGCCAATATCGGTATTGCGGTTGACACCGACAGAGGACTTCTCGTTCCTACCGTGTTTGCGGCTGAAAAGCTGACTCTCAACGAGCTCAGTAAGGCGGCAAAGGTTGTAATCTCCGAGGCTCAGAAGGGTACTATCTCCCCTGACAACCTCAAGGGCGCAAGCTTCACCGTTACCAACCTGGGTGCTATGGGCATCGAAAGCTTCACTCCCGTTATCAATCCCCCCCAGACCTGTATTCTCGGCGTGAACAACATCACCAAGAAGATAAAGGAAGTAGACGGCGAGGACGTTATTTACCCTGCAATGGGTCTGTCCCTCACCTTCGACCACAGAGCACTGGACGGCGCTCCTGCGGCTAAATTCCTTCAGGAACTTTGCTACAACCTTGAGAACTTCGACATTCTCATGGCTCTGTAA
- the lpdA gene encoding dihydrolipoyl dehydrogenase — translation MMYDLIILGGGPAGYNASEHAAHAGLKTLVIEERALGGVCLNEGCIPTKTFLYSAKVFDYGKHAADYGVTFTGASIDHNKVVDRKNNVVKTLVSGVGAKLKKAGVEVVKASAVIKERNAEGFVVTAEGKDYVGKQLLVCTGSNAAVPPIPGLADSIKNGFALTNREILDLREIPKTIVVVGGGVIGLEMASYFNSVGSKVYVVEMLDHIAGPTDAEISALLQKEYAKRGVEFILGAKVTSIADKKVAYEKDGKISEIPCDYALVSIGRRARTAGIGLENIGVKIERGAIVTDEYGKTNVPGVWAAGDVNGKSMLAHTAYREGEVCINNILGKKDRINYNSIPSVIYTNPEVAAVGETEQTAKAKGLNVKIQSVTLKFSGRYIAENEGGNGILKIIIDADHKNIVGMHMIGTYASEIIYGAAMMVETEMRIADIQKMVFPHPTVCEVIREALFMFD, via the coding sequence ATAATGTACGATCTTATTATTCTGGGCGGCGGCCCCGCAGGCTACAATGCCTCCGAGCATGCTGCTCATGCAGGACTTAAAACTCTCGTTATCGAGGAACGCGCACTGGGCGGTGTATGTCTTAACGAGGGCTGTATCCCTACCAAAACCTTCCTCTATTCCGCTAAGGTTTTCGACTACGGCAAGCATGCCGCTGACTACGGTGTAACCTTTACGGGTGCTTCCATCGACCACAACAAGGTGGTTGACCGCAAGAACAATGTTGTTAAAACACTGGTAAGCGGTGTCGGCGCCAAGCTTAAAAAGGCGGGCGTTGAGGTTGTTAAGGCTTCCGCTGTTATAAAGGAAAGAAACGCAGAGGGCTTTGTAGTTACCGCTGAGGGCAAGGACTATGTGGGCAAACAGCTTCTGGTTTGCACAGGCTCCAATGCCGCTGTTCCCCCCATTCCCGGTCTGGCTGATTCCATCAAGAACGGCTTTGCTCTGACCAACCGCGAGATTCTCGACCTTCGCGAAATCCCCAAGACCATCGTTGTCGTAGGCGGCGGTGTTATCGGTCTTGAAATGGCTTCTTACTTCAACTCCGTAGGCTCCAAGGTTTACGTTGTTGAAATGCTGGACCACATTGCAGGTCCTACCGATGCCGAAATTTCCGCTCTTCTCCAGAAAGAATACGCTAAACGCGGCGTAGAGTTCATTCTGGGCGCAAAGGTTACCTCCATTGCTGACAAGAAGGTGGCTTACGAAAAGGACGGCAAGATTTCCGAAATTCCCTGTGACTATGCTCTGGTATCCATCGGACGCCGTGCAAGAACCGCAGGCATCGGACTTGAAAATATCGGTGTTAAAATCGAGCGCGGCGCCATCGTTACCGACGAATACGGCAAGACCAACGTTCCCGGTGTATGGGCGGCAGGCGACGTAAACGGCAAGAGCATGCTGGCGCACACCGCGTACCGCGAGGGCGAGGTCTGCATCAACAACATTCTCGGCAAGAAGGACAGAATCAACTACAATTCCATTCCTTCCGTTATCTACACCAACCCCGAGGTTGCGGCAGTAGGTGAAACCGAGCAGACCGCAAAGGCTAAGGGACTCAATGTTAAAATTCAGTCCGTAACCCTTAAGTTCAGCGGCAGATACATCGCCGAGAACGAGGGCGGCAACGGTATTCTCAAGATAATAATCGATGCTGACCACAAGAACATTGTAGGTATGCACATGATAGGCACCTACGCTTCCGAAATCATTTACGGTGCGGCTATGATGGTTGAGACCGAAATGAGAATCGCCGACATTCAGAAGATGGTATTCCCCCATCCTACTGTTTGCGAGGTAATCCGCGAAGCACTGTTCATGTTCGACTAA
- a CDS encoding dehydrogenase, with translation MPKSLFVDPKEVRKAGFVHFEDIPVNQYNKTLAEEKKLYTKADFMRIYRDMATIREFETMLNDIKTKSAYNGVEYNNPGPAHLSIGQEATAVGQAYVLDVNDYIFGSHRSHGEIIAKGLSAIEKLTEAEVEDVMKNFLGGNIYSIVEKNMPSKKDGIKELAIDFLLYGALAEIFARTTGFSRGLGGSMHAFFLPFGIYPNNAIVGGSAGIAFGAALYKRVNKKPGIVVANSGDGALARGPVWEAFVMSTMDQIKKLWDEEHNGGVPILFNVNNNFYGMGGQTYGETMGYNIAARIGAGVTPNQMLAERVDGYNPLAVIDAYTRKKAQLLKGEGPALLDIVTYRISGHSPSDSSTYRTPEEIETWKNEDVLVAFETKMVKGKIATAAEFEAIREKIKERMTNIIKLAINDEISPRMDLAKDPGAIADIMFSNQHVDSMDPDRKPDVLIPLEENPRVKALKAKARFAFDADGKPVPKAKVFGLRDGLFEAIINKFYTDPTLIAYGEDNRDWGGAFAVYRGLTESLPYHRFFNSPISEAAIVGSAVGYAMAGGRVIVELMYADFIGCAGDEIFNQLSKWQSMSAGILKMPVIVRVSVGSKYGAQHSQDWTALTAHIPGLKVVFPSTPYDAKGLMNAALAGTDPVIFFESQRIYDIGEQFHEGGVPEGYYEIPMGEPDIKRAGKDITIVTIGAVLYRALEAAKILEEKYGISAEVIDTRSIVPFNYEKVLESVKKTGKIVFVGDACERQSVMRDMASTVAELAFDYLDGPPVVVGSRNWITPAFELEKFFFPQADTIIDAINEKILPLPGHVANYNFTDLEKIDRNKKGI, from the coding sequence ATGCCTAAGAGTTTATTCGTTGACCCCAAAGAGGTCAGAAAAGCGGGCTTTGTTCACTTTGAAGACATTCCCGTAAACCAGTACAACAAAACACTGGCAGAAGAAAAGAAGCTTTACACCAAAGCAGATTTCATGCGCATTTATCGTGACATGGCTACCATCCGTGAGTTTGAGACCATGCTCAACGACATCAAGACCAAGAGCGCATACAACGGCGTAGAGTACAACAACCCCGGTCCTGCTCACCTTTCCATCGGTCAGGAAGCTACCGCAGTTGGTCAGGCTTACGTGCTTGACGTAAATGACTACATCTTCGGTTCTCACAGAAGCCACGGCGAAATCATCGCTAAGGGTCTTTCTGCAATCGAAAAGCTCACCGAAGCTGAAGTCGAAGACGTAATGAAGAACTTCCTGGGCGGTAACATCTACTCTATCGTTGAGAAGAATATGCCCAGCAAGAAGGACGGCATCAAAGAACTTGCCATCGACTTCCTGCTTTACGGTGCACTTGCTGAAATCTTTGCTCGTACCACCGGCTTCAGCCGCGGTCTGGGCGGTTCCATGCACGCATTCTTCCTGCCCTTCGGTATCTACCCCAACAATGCTATCGTTGGCGGTTCCGCAGGTATCGCATTCGGTGCAGCTCTTTATAAGAGAGTAAACAAGAAGCCCGGTATCGTTGTTGCCAACTCCGGTGACGGCGCGCTGGCTCGCGGACCTGTTTGGGAAGCATTTGTTATGTCCACCATGGACCAGATCAAGAAGCTGTGGGATGAAGAGCACAACGGCGGTGTTCCGATACTCTTCAACGTTAATAACAACTTCTACGGTATGGGCGGTCAGACCTACGGTGAAACCATGGGCTACAACATCGCTGCACGTATCGGTGCCGGTGTAACTCCCAACCAGATGCTTGCTGAACGTGTTGACGGCTACAATCCTCTTGCAGTTATCGACGCATACACCAGAAAGAAGGCTCAGCTGCTCAAGGGCGAGGGTCCTGCTCTTCTGGATATCGTTACCTACCGTATCTCCGGCCACTCTCCTTCCGACTCCTCCACTTACAGAACTCCCGAGGAAATCGAGACCTGGAAGAACGAGGATGTTCTGGTTGCATTCGAAACCAAGATGGTTAAGGGCAAAATTGCTACTGCCGCTGAGTTCGAAGCTATCAGAGAAAAGATCAAGGAGCGCATGACCAACATCATTAAGCTTGCTATCAACGATGAGATCTCTCCCCGTATGGACCTTGCAAAGGATCCCGGCGCTATTGCAGACATTATGTTCTCCAACCAGCACGTTGATTCCATGGATCCCGACCGCAAGCCCGACGTTCTCATTCCTCTTGAAGAGAACCCCCGCGTAAAAGCTCTCAAGGCCAAGGCTCGTTTTGCATTTGATGCTGACGGCAAGCCCGTACCCAAGGCTAAGGTATTCGGTCTGCGCGACGGTCTGTTCGAGGCTATTATCAATAAATTCTATACCGATCCTACCCTTATCGCTTACGGCGAAGACAACCGTGACTGGGGCGGCGCGTTCGCAGTTTACAGAGGTCTCACCGAAAGCCTTCCTTACCACAGATTCTTCAACTCTCCTATCTCCGAAGCCGCTATCGTAGGCTCCGCAGTAGGTTATGCTATGGCAGGCGGACGAGTTATCGTTGAGCTTATGTACGCTGACTTTATCGGCTGTGCAGGCGACGAAATCTTCAACCAGCTGTCCAAGTGGCAGTCCATGAGCGCCGGAATCCTCAAGATGCCCGTTATCGTACGTGTTTCCGTTGGTTCCAAGTACGGTGCTCAGCATTCTCAGGACTGGACCGCTCTCACTGCTCACATTCCCGGCCTGAAGGTTGTATTCCCCTCCACTCCTTACGATGCTAAGGGTCTTATGAACGCCGCTCTTGCAGGCACCGACCCCGTTATCTTCTTCGAGAGCCAGAGAATTTACGACATCGGCGAGCAGTTCCATGAAGGCGGCGTACCCGAAGGATACTACGAAATCCCCATGGGCGAGCCCGATATCAAGCGCGCAGGTAAGGATATCACCATCGTTACCATCGGTGCTGTTCTGTACAGAGCTCTGGAAGCTGCTAAGATTCTGGAAGAAAAGTACGGCATCTCCGCTGAAGTTATCGATACACGCTCTATTGTTCCTTTCAACTATGAAAAGGTTCTGGAATCCGTTAAGAAGACCGGTAAGATCGTGTTCGTAGGTGACGCTTGCGAGCGTCAGTCCGTAATGCGCGACATGGCTTCCACCGTTGCTGAGCTTGCATTCGATTACCTTGACGGACCTCCCGTAGTTGTAGGCTCCAGAAACTGGATCACTCCCGCGTTCGAGCTTGAAAAGTTCTTCTTCCCGCAGGCTGATACCATCATTGATGCTATCAATGAAAAGATTCTGCCCCTGCCCGGTCACGTTGCTAACTACAACTTCACCGACCTTGAGAAGATCGACCGCAATAAGAAAGGCATCTAA
- a CDS encoding S-layer homology domain-containing protein, translated as MKKLAMLLAVLMLAVAAFSVSAFEDVTVNDACFDAVNTLTSLEVIKGKTETTFAPEDPVTREQMAMLFTRLYTTVNIENGDNLTPFTDLDDPYFNSAIAWCFDAKVINGTTPTTFEPKAHIIYQDALTMACRLLGYTNLTYPLGNITKARLIGLTEGLEGTAYDKELTRGEVAIILYNALEAEGAEVIKENKVTLYNGYPLVEAIERNFEIAIDVYNFKKETYQIVATENFFIDPARGTVDEEQYGLIEIVDGEQFGDVDTYDFEEIAVAEGTVSDDNILAYIEILYRGESLDDKKAVVLSSVINSDLDAEADVEVYFKKEKSTDKEEKAQKNAIRVNGKVFDLTDADEQIVYYINGNEIKVVTDLSVDAPVFYQTKKDLDAGMYAQKIVDVDKDATPDYIMFFPMTFEKVTGISTKGVYKFETSGEFKTEEEECTLVINAEEVAKGDYVLTYKYGPFTVVDSVVEPLVTTITRRTGSSLANYKYTLATGDVVTFADANYPVAGTYMAAKKLDASNKEDVFYIINDKIIYTEKESATGYEAYSYAFFIQGGEVETSVDTEDGTVTDVNTIIAFMNGKAVTLPVEADKIDDLTPKSVITVTDIKDGKYIVENGMVAADKIAADNEDGYEHQFASGSAQIWYDTNSNIYKLSANSKIYNIGLTADSELYAVNMKNGNYDSVKRYTMANMPKYGKTTLTNVIIAAVKDADEKITGWNLLVAYIADASLVGDTNNEYQDYRIVLSAGEEIDDEDNTYTVYEVLNPVTGATETIVDTTANSTIWSEGTLVRKANNGSVKAVINEDVADGGKYEVFNANNLQSGADTRKLMQINKLINDDTFATVFKGLNQGEMGDPGEYSQEIKLNGVNIVVIDIDEDTDEITVEVTEDATELEGKVVRTFVTSGLSYKPAYMVILPWQWVDAEGDFAGFANLDEYYDDYEEEVLA; from the coding sequence ATGAAAAAGTTAGCAATGCTCTTAGCAGTACTCATGCTGGCAGTTGCAGCGTTCAGCGTTAGCGCTTTTGAAGACGTTACCGTTAACGATGCTTGCTTTGATGCTGTTAACACTCTGACTTCCCTCGAAGTAATCAAGGGCAAGACTGAGACCACATTCGCACCCGAAGATCCCGTTACCCGTGAACAGATGGCTATGCTTTTCACCCGTCTGTACACTACCGTTAACATCGAAAACGGTGACAACCTCACTCCTTTCACCGACCTCGATGATCCTTACTTCAACAGCGCTATCGCATGGTGCTTTGATGCAAAGGTTATCAACGGTACAACCCCCACCACCTTCGAGCCTAAGGCTCACATCATTTACCAGGACGCTCTTACCATGGCTTGCCGTCTCCTCGGCTACACCAATCTTACATATCCCCTTGGCAACATCACCAAGGCTCGTCTGATTGGTCTTACCGAAGGCCTCGAAGGCACTGCATATGACAAAGAGCTTACCCGTGGCGAAGTTGCTATCATTCTCTACAACGCTCTCGAAGCTGAAGGCGCTGAAGTAATCAAAGAGAACAAGGTTACTCTTTACAACGGCTATCCTCTCGTAGAAGCTATTGAAAGAAACTTCGAAATCGCAATCGACGTTTACAACTTCAAGAAGGAAACCTACCAGATCGTTGCTACCGAAAACTTCTTCATCGATCCTGCAAGAGGCACCGTTGACGAAGAGCAGTACGGTCTTATCGAAATCGTAGACGGCGAGCAGTTCGGCGACGTTGACACCTACGACTTCGAAGAAATCGCAGTTGCAGAAGGCACCGTAAGCGATGACAACATCCTTGCTTACATCGAAATCCTCTACAGAGGCGAATCTCTCGACGACAAGAAGGCAGTTGTTCTTTCTTCCGTAATCAACTCTGACCTCGACGCAGAAGCTGATGTTGAAGTTTACTTCAAGAAGGAAAAGAGCACTGATAAAGAAGAAAAGGCTCAGAAGAACGCAATCCGCGTTAACGGCAAGGTATTTGACCTCACCGACGCTGATGAGCAGATCGTTTACTACATCAACGGCAACGAAATCAAGGTTGTAACCGACCTTTCTGTTGACGCTCCTGTATTCTACCAGACCAAGAAGGACCTCGACGCAGGTATGTACGCTCAGAAGATCGTTGACGTAGACAAGGACGCAACTCCCGACTACATCATGTTCTTCCCCATGACCTTCGAAAAGGTTACCGGCATTTCCACCAAGGGCGTTTACAAGTTCGAAACCTCCGGTGAATTCAAGACCGAAGAGGAAGAATGCACTCTCGTAATCAACGCTGAAGAAGTAGCAAAGGGCGACTATGTTCTGACCTACAAGTACGGTCCTTTCACCGTTGTTGACTCTGTTGTTGAGCCCCTGGTTACCACCATTACCAGAAGAACCGGCTCCAGCCTCGCAAACTACAAGTACACTCTCGCTACCGGCGACGTTGTAACCTTCGCAGATGCTAACTACCCCGTTGCAGGTACCTACATGGCAGCTAAGAAGCTCGACGCTTCCAACAAGGAAGATGTATTCTACATCATCAACGATAAGATCATCTACACCGAAAAGGAAAGCGCTACCGGCTACGAAGCTTACAGCTACGCATTCTTCATTCAGGGCGGCGAGGTTGAAACCTCTGTTGATACCGAAGACGGTACCGTTACAGACGTTAACACCATCATCGCATTCATGAACGGCAAGGCTGTTACTCTCCCCGTTGAAGCTGACAAGATCGACGACCTCACTCCTAAGTCCGTTATCACTGTTACTGACATCAAGGATGGCAAGTACATTGTAGAAAACGGCATGGTTGCTGCTGACAAGATCGCTGCAGATAACGAAGATGGCTACGAACATCAGTTCGCAAGCGGCTCCGCTCAGATCTGGTACGACACCAACTCTAACATCTACAAGCTTTCTGCAAACAGCAAGATCTACAACATCGGCCTCACCGCTGATTCCGAGCTGTACGCAGTTAACATGAAGAACGGCAATTACGACAGCGTTAAGCGCTACACCATGGCTAACATGCCTAAGTACGGCAAGACCACTCTTACCAACGTTATCATCGCAGCTGTTAAGGATGCTGATGAAAAGATCACCGGTTGGAACCTCCTCGTTGCTTACATCGCTGACGCTTCTCTCGTTGGTGATACCAACAACGAATACCAGGATTACAGAATCGTTCTCTCTGCAGGTGAAGAAATCGACGACGAAGACAACACCTACACTGTATACGAAGTTCTGAACCCTGTTACCGGTGCTACCGAAACCATCGTTGATACCACTGCTAACAGCACCATCTGGAGCGAAGGCACTCTGGTTCGCAAAGCTAACAACGGTTCCGTTAAGGCTGTAATCAACGAAGACGTTGCTGACGGCGGCAAGTACGAAGTATTCAACGCTAACAACCTCCAGTCCGGCGCAGACACCAGAAAACTGATGCAGATCAACAAGCTCATCAATGATGATACTTTTGCAACTGTATTCAAGGGTCTCAACCAGGGCGAAATGGGCGATCCCGGCGAATACAGCCAGGAAATCAAGCTCAACGGCGTTAACATCGTTGTTATCGACATCGACGAAGACACCGACGAAATCACTGTTGAAGTAACCGAAGATGCTACCGAGCTCGAGGGCAAGGTTGTTAGAACCTTCGTTACCAGCGGTCTCAGCTACAAGCCTGCTTACATGGTAATTCTTCCTTGGCAGTGGGTTGACGCTGAAGGCGACTTCGCAGGCTTCGCTAACCTCGACGAATACTACGACGACTACGAAGAAGAAGTACTCGCATAA